The Ichthyobacterium seriolicida sequence AATTGTCTAGCTCCTATAGCTAAGGTTTTAAATGACAATTTTGGGTTAAAAGAGGGTTTGATGACTACAGTTCACGCTGTTACTGCTACTCAGAAAACTGTGGATTCTCATTCTCGTAAAGATTGGAGAGGTGGTAGAGGTTCTCTACAAAATATAATTCCCTCTTCTACTGGAGCTGCAAAAGCTGTAGGAAAAGTAATTCCCGAACTCGAAGGAAAGCTGACGGGTATGTCTTTTAGAGTTCCTACTCCTACTGTATCTGTAGTAGATTTAACCTGTGTTTTAGAAAAGGCTACTGATTACGAAACTATCAAACAGGTTATGAAGAGAGCATCTGAAGGTGAGATGAAAGGAATTTTAGGTTATACGGAGGAGGATGTTGTATCTACAGATTTTCAAACTGATTACAGAACCTCTATTTTTGATGCAAATGCTGGGATAATGTTAAATGATAACTTTGTTAAAGTTGTTTCTTGGTACGATAATGAATGGGGTTATTCTAATAAGATCATCGAGCTGATTCAATATATGAAGGGTTTAGATTAATTTGATAGATTTTTATTTTAAACTACATTTGTCACCTATATATTAGGTATATCGTGGGTAATACTTTTGGTAGAATATTCAGATTAACTAGCTTTGGTGAATCTCATGGAAGGTCTGTAGGTGGTATTGTAGATGGAGTTCCGCCTGGAATAACGATAGACATATCTAAAATTCAGAGAGATTTAGATAGGAGGAGACCAGGACAGTCTTCCATTACTACTTCACGAAAAGAGCTTGATCAAGTAGTTTTACTATCTGGAATTTTTGAACAAAAGACTACTGGTATGCCCATAGGATTTCTAGTAGAAAATAGAAATCACAAATCTGAAGATTACGATCATATAAAGGATATATACAGGCCTTCTCACGCTGATTTTACTTATGATAAAAAGTATGGACATAGGGATTATAGAGGCGGTGGCAGATCCTCTGCTAGAGAGACTATAAGTAGAGTTATAGGAGGTAGTATAGCTAAGCAGTTTTTAAATGATATAAGTATTTCTGCATATGTTTCGTCTGTTGGAAGTATATCTTTAGATAAGCCTTATTATGAATATAATCTTTCAGAAGCTGAAAATAGTATAGTCAGATGTCCGGATTTAGATAAATCTAAAGAGATGATATCTTTAATAGAGGAAGTTAAGAAAAGTGGAGATACTATAGGGGGTGTTGTTAGTTGTGTAATAAAAAATGTTCCAATAGGTTTGGGTGAGCCTGTGTTTGATAAACTTCATGCTGTATTAGGTAAGGCTATGTTATCGATAAATGCGGTGAAGGGATTTGAATACGGAAGTGGATTTGAAGGGACTAAGATGTTAGGCTCTAAACATAATGATCTTTTTGTGAAGGGGGGAGGAACAAAGACAAATTTTTCAGGAGGTATACAGGGAGGGATATCCAATGGAGAGGATATATATTTCAGAGTTGCATTTAAGCCTGTAGCAACAATTATGCAAGATCAGATATCCACAGATAAGAACAATGAGAATATAAATATAGTAGGGAGGGGTAGACATGACCCTTGTGTGGTTCCTAGGGCCGTTCCTATAGTAGAATCTATGGCTGCAATGGTTATAGCTGATTATATTTTATTAAATGCTATGAATATTTTAAACTAAAAAAAAGATGAATTTACACGAATATCAAGGAAAGGAGATTTTAAATAGCTTTGGGGTAAGGATACAGAGAGGTTTTGTAGCTAAGACAGTTCAAGAGGCTGTAGATGCTGCTAAAAAAATATCTGAGACTACAGGTAGTAAGTTTTATGTGGTGAAAGCTCAAATACACGCTGGGGGTAGGGGTAAAGGAGGTGGAGTAAAGTTAGCTAAATCACTAGAGGAAGTAGAGCAACACGCTTCAAGTATTTTGGGAATGCAATTGATAACTCCTCAGACTCCTAAAGAGGGTAAGAGAGTGAATCAAGTACTCATATGTGAAGATGTGTATTATCCAGGAGATTCCGACACAGATGAAATTTATATGTCGGTGCTTTTGAATAGAAGCACAGGTAGAGATATGATTATGTATTCCACAGAAGGAGGGATGGACATAGAGGAAGTTGCAGATAAGACTCCAGAAAAAATATTTGTGGAAGAAATTGATCCTAAAGTTGGATTAACAGGATTTCAATCTAGAAAGATAGCTTTTAATTTAGGTCTGAAAGGGGATGCTTTAAAGGATATGATTAAGTTTGTCACTAATCTTTACAAGGCTTATTACGAATCTGATTCATCTCTTTTTGAGATAAATCCAGTTTTAAAAACATCAGATAATAAGATATTAGCTGTGGATGCTAAGGTGGTATTAGACAATAATGCTTTATATCGTCATAAGGATTACGCTGAGATGCGAGACAAAGAAGAGGAAGATTCTACCGAGATAGAGGCTAATGAAGCTGGATTAAATTTTGTCAAATTAGATGGGAATGTAGGTTGTATGGTAAATGGAGCTGGATTAGCTATGGCGACCATGGATATTATAAAGCAGGCTGGGGGTAATCCGGCTAACTTTTTAGATGTAGGTGGAACAGCTGATGCTGAAAGGGTAGAAAAGGCTTTTCGCATTATATTGAAAGACAAAAATGTAAAGGCTATATTGGTAAATATATTTGGAGGTATAGTCAGATGTGATAGAGTAGCTCAAGGCATATGCGATGCGTATAAAAATATAAAAGAACAACTTACAGATATGCCAATTATAGTGAGATTACAGGGTACTAATGCTGAAAAGGCAAAGGAATTAATAGTTGAAAGCGGATTAAAAGTTATTCCTGCTATAACTTTACAGGAGGCTAGTGATGAGGTAACTAAATCTATATCTGCATAGATGGATTATAACGATCTAAGTTATAGATACTAATCAATAGTAATACCCATACTCATTAGTATGGGTACTTGTATTCCTTCTATTTCTTGTATTTTAAAAAATTCAAAAGTGACAGATTCTATATTAAATAGAATATTAGGTGAGCGCATACTCATATTAGATGGAGCTATGGGCACTATGATACAGGAATATGATTTTTCGGAAAAGGATTACAGAGGTGATAAATATAAAGACATTGAAAACCCTATAAAGGGAAACAATGATATTTTATCTATAACTCAGCCTGATGTCATTTCAGAGATACACGAAAAATATTTGATTGCTGGGGCAGATATTTTAGAGACTAATACTTTTTCGGGCACTAGTATTGCTCAGAGTGATTACAATCTAGAAAATGAGGTATATAGGATAAATTACGAGTCAGCTGTATTGGCTAAAAAGGCTGCTCAAAAGTATAGTTCAGAAGAAAAACCGAGATTTGTAGCAGGAGCTATAGGTCCTACTAATAAAACAGCTAGTATATCTCCAGATATAGATAATCCTAGTTTTAGATCCATTACATTTGATGAATTAGCTATATCATATCAGCAGCAGTGTGAGGCTTTGATAGATGGTCGAGTTGATATATTTTTAATAGAGACTGTATTTGATACTCTAAATGCCAAAGCTGCTATGTTTGCCTGTCAAGAGGCTATGAAAAAAAAGAATGTACATATTCCTATCATGCTATCGGGAACTATTACTGATATTAGTGGTAGAACTCTATCGGGTCAGACGACTGAAGCTTTTTTGATATCAGTCTCTCACGTTCCCCTTTTGAGCATAGGGTTAAATTGCGCTTTGGGGGCAGAACAAATACTTCCATATTTACAGATATTATCGGATAAATCAGAGTTTAATATAAGTGTTCATCCCAATGCAGGATTGCCAAATGCTTTTGGGCAATACGATGAGACTCCAGAAATGATGGGAGAAAAAATTGAAGAATTTTTTAAAAGAGGATTGATAAATATAGTAGGGGGATGTTGTGGCACTACTCCAGATCATATAGCAGAAATATCTAGGATATCTAAAAATTATACTAGGAGAATATTTTAATATTAAAATATGAAAAGGAAAGCTACGAAATTATCGGGACTAGAACCTCTAATAATTACAGAGGACAGTAATTTCGTCAATATAGGAGAGCGTACTAATGTATCTGGATCCAGAAAATTTTTACGTTTAATAAAGGAAGACAAGTTTGAAGAGGCCTTATCTATAGCAAAAGATCAGGTCGAGGGAGGGG is a genomic window containing:
- the sucC gene encoding ADP-forming succinate--CoA ligase subunit beta, encoding MNLHEYQGKEILNSFGVRIQRGFVAKTVQEAVDAAKKISETTGSKFYVVKAQIHAGGRGKGGGVKLAKSLEEVEQHASSILGMQLITPQTPKEGKRVNQVLICEDVYYPGDSDTDEIYMSVLLNRSTGRDMIMYSTEGGMDIEEVADKTPEKIFVEEIDPKVGLTGFQSRKIAFNLGLKGDALKDMIKFVTNLYKAYYESDSSLFEINPVLKTSDNKILAVDAKVVLDNNALYRHKDYAEMRDKEEEDSTEIEANEAGLNFVKLDGNVGCMVNGAGLAMATMDIIKQAGGNPANFLDVGGTADAERVEKAFRIILKDKNVKAILVNIFGGIVRCDRVAQGICDAYKNIKEQLTDMPIIVRLQGTNAEKAKELIVESGLKVIPAITLQEASDEVTKSISA
- a CDS encoding homocysteine S-methyltransferase family protein, which translates into the protein MGTCIPSISCILKNSKVTDSILNRILGERILILDGAMGTMIQEYDFSEKDYRGDKYKDIENPIKGNNDILSITQPDVISEIHEKYLIAGADILETNTFSGTSIAQSDYNLENEVYRINYESAVLAKKAAQKYSSEEKPRFVAGAIGPTNKTASISPDIDNPSFRSITFDELAISYQQQCEALIDGRVDIFLIETVFDTLNAKAAMFACQEAMKKKNVHIPIMLSGTITDISGRTLSGQTTEAFLISVSHVPLLSIGLNCALGAEQILPYLQILSDKSEFNISVHPNAGLPNAFGQYDETPEMMGEKIEEFFKRGLINIVGGCCGTTPDHIAEISRISKNYTRRIF
- the aroC gene encoding chorismate synthase, yielding MVGNTFGRIFRLTSFGESHGRSVGGIVDGVPPGITIDISKIQRDLDRRRPGQSSITTSRKELDQVVLLSGIFEQKTTGMPIGFLVENRNHKSEDYDHIKDIYRPSHADFTYDKKYGHRDYRGGGRSSARETISRVIGGSIAKQFLNDISISAYVSSVGSISLDKPYYEYNLSEAENSIVRCPDLDKSKEMISLIEEVKKSGDTIGGVVSCVIKNVPIGLGEPVFDKLHAVLGKAMLSINAVKGFEYGSGFEGTKMLGSKHNDLFVKGGGTKTNFSGGIQGGISNGEDIYFRVAFKPVATIMQDQISTDKNNENINIVGRGRHDPCVVPRAVPIVESMAAMVIADYILLNAMNILN
- the gap gene encoding type I glyceraldehyde-3-phosphate dehydrogenase, translating into MNKTKIGINGFGRIGRLVFRVALTKDDIEVVAINDLIDVDYIAYMLKYDSTHGKFDGVVEVDNGNLMVNGKHIRVSNERNPSDLKWGDVGVEYVVESTGLFLTEEKAKSHIDAGAKKVIISAPSKDDIPMFVMGVNHDKLTKDMTIVSNASCTTNCLAPIAKVLNDNFGLKEGLMTTVHAVTATQKTVDSHSRKDWRGGRGSLQNIIPSSTGAAKAVGKVIPELEGKLTGMSFRVPTPTVSVVDLTCVLEKATDYETIKQVMKRASEGEMKGILGYTEEDVVSTDFQTDYRTSIFDANAGIMLNDNFVKVVSWYDNEWGYSNKIIELIQYMKGLD